AGATCACAAAGATGCTGGGAGCGGAGTGGAGCAAGCTGCAGCTCTCAGAGAAGCAGGTACtggcccccagggctgggcagctctggagcctgcTCCCCAAACCCCTGAGCTTGCTCCAAGAAAGGTGCTGGGGagtgggagctgggcagggaggggcagcAGCTCCCGGGGCTGGGTCAGGCTGAGGCCCTCTGTGACCCCCCAGCGGTACCTGGACGAGGCGGAGCGGGAGAAGCAGCAGTACATGAAGGAGCTGCGGGAGTACCAGCAGTCAGAGGCCTACAAAATGTGCACGGAGAAGATCCAGGAGAAAAAGATCAAAAAAGGTGGGTTGTGGGAGCAATGGCTGCAGGATCCAGCCAGGTGCTGCCAGAGCCTTTCGGGGACATGAGGCTGGGCTCTGGGTGACCTCCTTCCTCCCCTGCAGAGGATGTGGGTGCCGTGGCCGTGAACACCCTACTCAACGGGCACCCGCACAAGGTAAGGCCCTGTCAGATCTGCCTGTgtgtggggaaactgaggcacgtcacactgctgggctggctgcaggtgtgggtggGCAGAGGGAGTCTGGGGCTGTGAGTCCCAGGTTCCTGGAGGGGTGGGAGACAGAGCATAGCCCTCCTCCCGCCCCATTGCCAGACAGGGACAGCCCTCACCCTGTCCCGGTGCCCTCTCAGCCCGGCCCAAGGTGTTGGGGTCCCCTCtggtgggctcagccctgcccaacCCCTCCCTCTCATCCCTCAGGCTGGTGAGTGCAGCGACACCTTCTCCACCTTCGATGTGCCCATCTTCACCGAGGAGTTCTTGGACCAAAACAAGGGTAGGGGCTCTGGAGGGTCCTTGGGAAGCTCGTGGGGAGGGACCAGGTCCTGGCTGGGGCCTGGGCATTGGTGACACAGAGCACTGGGGAGAGCCGtgtgtgggtttgggtttgggacgaggggctgtgcagggtctGTCCCCACACACGGGGCTGTCCCACAGCCCGGGAGGCCGAGCTGCGGCGCCTGCGCAAGATGAACACGGAGTTCGAGGAGCAGAACGCCATCCTGCAGAAGCACACGGAGAGCATGAACTGCGCCAAGGagaagctggagcaggagctggtgcaggaggagcGGCAgaccctggccctgcagcagcagctccagtctGTGCGGCAGGCCCTCACTGCCAGCTTCgcctccctccccatccctggtgagttgggagcagctgtggggccccccagctgctgggacccctgcctgggcagaggggcactgggggggaCCCCCATCTCATGCAGGGGAGCACTGGGGCAGTGGGGTGGTGGTAAGTGCCCATCTGCTGCTGGGGTGGCATCCTGCAGCACATGGGGAGCTGTCCGGGAAGCCCAGGGATGTGACAGCCAGCTGGCTTCCCTGTCCTGGGACAGGGCAGGCTGGCATCCCTCCTTCTCTGGGGTCACATTCACAGCTGCACCCCAGATTGGCCCAAATCCTTGTGTTCCTGGGCTTGTGCCACTCCAGGAGGTGGCATCTAGTGCTGGGATCCTTCTGTAGTCCCCAGCACATGAGCATGGTGGGGTGGGGACCTGCTAGTCCTGCTCACTGGGCTGTCACCTCACAGGCACTGGGGAGACCCCCACGCTGAGCACCCTGGACTTCTACATGGCCAAACTGCACAGTGCCATTGAGAGCAACCCCCTGCAGCACGAGCCGCTGGTGCTGCGTGTCAAGGAGATCCTGTCCCGGATTGCCAGGTGAACGCAGGGCTGGGAGCGTGGCACAGGTGtccccatggcactgccaggctgagctccagctggtGGTGATGGGAGCTGAGCAGGAAAGGTGCGGACAGCAATGGGCAGAGATggtgcagctgctccagggagctgtgggagagTGCAGCCCAGTCCCTGAATTCAGGAAGTTTCCCCATGTCCAAAGATGCTGCTCTGTTGGAGCAAGTACAGGGAAGCCCACAgagatgctgccagggctggagcccctctgctctgagccaggctggcagagctggggctgctcccctggacaagagaaggctccaggcagagctcagagcccctggcagggcctgaaggggctccaggagagctgcagagggactggggacaaggcctgcagggacaggagccagggaatggctgccagtggcagagggcagggctggatgggagattgggcaggaattgttccctgggagggtgggcaggccctggcttggggtgcccagagcagctgtggctgcccctggatccctggcagtgcccaaggccaggctgggcagggctgggagcagcctgggacagtgggaggtgtccctgccatggcagagggaggagctggatgaACTTTAGGACTCTTTCCAATCCAGACCATTGTGGGATTCTGTAACTCAGCTGTGCTTTTCTCCCTCCTCAGTGAACACTTGTGAGAGGACCAGTCCTTCCAGATCCCGGACCTGGCTGGACCCCGGGCCTGTCCCTTGAGCTCACTCAAGGGACAGTCTCTGCaggggctctggctgctccccctgccccttgCACCTTCCTGCAGCCGGGACCCCCAGCCCAGACCACCTAACCCATGGCTGCACCAACTCCAGGGACCTTGAGCTTTGGGGGACAGGTGGTGACAGGGCtgagagcccagctggggcagagggTCAGCATTGGCGTGAGGCCCCCTCGCTCTCCCCTGGGGCCCCTAGCCCTGCCTTGCCAAACAGGGGCTCCCTGAAGCCTGactggggcaggggaggtgcTGGTGGGTTTGGGTCTGGAGTGAACACAGCCCTTCAGGGTGaactggggctgtggggaatGGGGGCAGTGGGGGGACCCCTTGGTCCTGgtgctgcctcctgtcccctggCCAGCTTGGGAGCCTCTTGGTCCCATCCCTGCAAGGACATGAGGGCAGTTCCTTCCCCCTACCTGCCTCAGCTTTTATTTGATGTGTGCCTTCAGCCCCTGCCCCTGTCACCCTGCTTGgctcccctccttcccctctgTATATGGGACCAGGCAGCGAGCTCCTGACAGCAATAAAACTCTTTGGGCCAGAGGGGAGGTGGAACTGTGACCCCCTCCTagggaagggagcaggggaGAGCTGGGACTGACCCCCTGCCATGGTGGGGACCCTGTAGCAGGGGAGCTGTGACCAACCCCTTCCTGCTTGTAGGGACCCTGGGTGTGCTGCACTGGCTTTTGCCTCCTGCCCCTTTTGCCTGAGCCCCCTGCTCTTGTGGGACCACTGTGCTGGCAGCCGGGGTCGGGCTTGGTGTCCCCGGGGCTGCCTGTCATTAATCTCAGACTGTGTAATTAGAGAGTGTCTTATTTTCTTACTTAGCACTACATGGGCCGGGGGCCGGGGTGTTCCCACCCCTCCCTCGCTTGCCGGGCCTGCGCTGTGCATCTGCCATTTGCCATCTCCTGCTGCcgctgggctggggatggagatGGGAGCAAATAAATGTGGGAGAAAACCGCTCTGGTCTCTTGTGTGTCTGTGCTCAGCGGGGGCTCTGGAGCTCATCCCGGGCTTGGTTGTGGGGTGGATCGGTGGGTGACGGCCCTGAGCCCAtcactgcagcccccagccGGGGGGCTGCGCTGGTGCTGCTCGGGGCGGGCTCCTCCCGCCTGGCAGAGCTCACCCGATCCCCGCGGCTGCCCTGCGCCACCGGCTCAGGTTCCCGGCTGCGGGGCTCACCTTACGGCCGGCGGGGAGCCAGCCCCATCCATAATTCAGCAGCGCCGCAGGGATGCAGCGGGCGGGCAGGCACGGCCGGCAGCCCCCCGAGGGCGGCCCCATGGAGAACGGTGTGGGGCAGGAGCCGGGGACCCCCgagccgcccggccccgccgccccccgggccccccgcAGCCGGCCCAGGCTGGTGTTCCACACGCAGCTGGCCCACGGCAGCCCCACGGGGCGCATCGAGGGCTTCACCAACGTCAAGGAGCTCTACGCCAAAATCGCCGAGGTCTTTGACATCTCGCCCACCGAGGTGAGGGGCTGCGGCCCGGGGTGGGGTCTTCgtgccccaggcagggacacccaCCCTCAGGCACTGTCTGTGGCCTGTGCTCCCCCAAGTCCCCAGATGCTTGCAAATGTAGTCCCCAAAATTTTCTGCAAGAGTGTTATGGCCTCAGGGTCGTATTGGCTCCtctggggagggtttgggggctcTGTGCTTCAGTTTACCCTCTGTATGTGGCAGGGAGCCATGGCTGCCAGTTCCTGGCTGAtttcagctgctggagctgggggaaggtgggcagggatggggcattgcAGGGTCCCAGGcaggctgggggtccctgggcccCTGTTCTAGCAGTGCCCAGATCTGACCAAATCTCCCTGCACTGGCCGTGGCTCCCCTGACACCTCTTGCCCTACTGGGGCATCCCCAGTCCCTGCTGACGGGGTTCCCCGGGGCAGATCCTCTTCTGCACCCTCAACACGCACAAAGTGGACATGCAGAAGCTGCTGGGGGGACAGATTGGCCTGGAGGATTTCATCTTCGCCCACGTCCGGGGCGAGACCAAGGAGGTGGAGGTGACCAAGACAGAGGACGCGCTTGGCCTCACCATCACAGACAACGGGGCTGGCTACGCCTTCATCAAGGTGAACCCctggggagcagcctggggctggggcagccctgaGGACCGTGGCCTGCAGGTGACATGCCCTGCACATGCCCCCGGCACCAGGCTCCTCCCTGACTCCCCACATCAGTCCTTCCCTGGGCCATCCTGGCCCCGGGGAtctcccctgccctggggatgtTTGGGGGGGCTTCCCTGCCTGACCCGGCTACCAAAGGGTGTGGGACCGCTGAGGTGGTTGTGTGTGGGTCGGGATGGGGGCTGTGTCTGACTGCCCCATTGTGCCGTGTGGtcgctgtgtccctgtcccgccGTGGTCCCCAGAGGATCAAGGAGGGGAGCATCATCAACCGGCTGCAGACAGTGTGTGTGGGGGACAGCATCGAGGCCATCAATGACCACACCATCGTGGGCTGCCGGCACTATGAGGTGGCCCGGATGCTGCGGGAGCTGCCGCGGGCTCAGCCCTTCACCCTCCGCCTGGTCCAGCCGAAAAAGGCCTTTGGTGAGTTGGGaaggtccccctgctcctgccctggggaccccgggatcatccccagcccctgtggccctgcagcccctccccagTGACCGGGTGCCTCCCAGAGTTCACTGCCCCTGTGCACCCCTCTGCATCCCCACTATGTGTGTGGaccccacagccctggggcaccCACGTGGGGGTTCCCACCCCTGCTCGTACCCCCGTGGGCACCCCCTTGCTCTGTGAGTATTGTCCCGAGCATCTGTGAGCACCCCATAACCACGAGCATCCCCCCCCTGtacccctgggtgtccctgacACCCCCCCCGTCGCACACACGGCTCACCCTGCAGTGCCCCCGGAGGGCTGGGGGATGGCCGGGCACTGAGCAGCGAGGGGTGGGGATGCCCGGTCCTGCCTGTGCCCTCACCCCCCGCCCCGGGGCACAGACATGATCGGGCAGCGGACGCGGACAGGCAAATCCCCGGGCGAAGGCAGAGCGGCCAGCGGGAAGGAAACGCTGCGGCTGCGGACACAGGGTCCGGCCGTGCTGGAGGAGGGGGTAAGGCCCACCCCGAGTCCCCCACTCCGAGCGTCTGGCTgctcaccctgtgccagggtggggATCAGcatccccagggccctgggtgCTCCCCGTGCTGCCCGGCACTCACCCCGCGCCtcgcccccagcccagcccccccGAAGAAGAAGCGGCCCGGCGGGTGGATGATCTGCTGGAGAGCTACATGGGCATCCGCGACAGCGAGCTGGGTGAGGAGGGGCCTGGACCCCGACCCAGAGCTGACCCTGCCCCTACCACTGACCTGCCCTGACCCTCACCCCCACCCCAACCCTGCCCTAgcccctgccccttccccagcccctgccctgccccagctcctcctcctgccccagctcctgcctcttcccctgctcctgccccagacCCCGactcagcccctgctcctgtcccagcccctcacaCTGCCCTGACCTCCCTCTTCTCCCCGACAGCTTCGACGATGGTGGAGGCAGCCAAGGGCAGCCCTAGCGTGGCCCAGCTTGCCCAGGGGCTGGACTCGGTGCTGGGCGAGTTCGCCTTCCCCCAGGAGTTCGTGGCCGAGGTGTGGGCAGCTGTCTGCCATGCCAAGGGGGATAAGGAGTAGCTGGGGGGCAGGTGTTTCCCCTCACTTTTGTTCCCTCCCCATGCCCCCACCTCATCCCCACCCCATCTGGGGCTGAGGTGCTGGTGGGggtccccatcctgtcccccaCACCCTCCTGAGCAGCACCTAGATCTGTCCCTTGGCATGGAGGGCAGAAGGCACCCAACCCACCCGCCTTTCTGAGGATCCCCCTTGCACACCCCCCAGATGTGGtgggcagcagctgtggctcaTTAAAAGAGAGACAGGAGGAGAAGGGCTGCCGCTCTGATTGTCAGCAGCATGGGTTCCCCCCAGgtgccctccctgggccctCCTCGGGTGGTCACCAGCGGGCACCAAGAGCTGCACCAGCTGTGCTTTATTGGGGACGGGGAGGGGGaagcagccctgtgccccctgaCAGCCCCTTGGCTACGGGGCTTGTGAGGGGGGAATCCCCTGGATGCAGGTGATGAGGATCCAGCGTGGGTGAGCGGGGCATGGCCGTGtccccctgcccagtgcccatccccagggtgctaCTGCAGGACGGAGCCGGCGGTGAGCTtgcggggcagggaggggctgagggaggcgATGGAGGGCCGGGGGGGCAGCCGGGGGTACACACGCTGCAGCACGGCCCGGCGGAACAGGATGTACACCCAGGGGTCCAGGATCTGGTTCCAGGTGACCATGCGGATGTAGATCAGCAGCATCTCCTGCGTGTCCGTGGGCAGCACCTGGGCCtggccaggcagctgctgcaggaccaTCTGGACAATGAAGATCtggggagaaaggagaaaaaagtgtcAGTGGAGGATCCGTGAGCTGCCCCAGGGTGGGGAAGTGATGAAGGTCAAAGCACTGAGCCCCTGGGAGGAGCCCTGGCCCGGTTCGGGGCACTGCTCTGCCTGTCACCAGGGGCCACCTCGGGCTGCAGAGAGGTGGcacggggacagcagcaggggaagTCTTACCAAGGGGACACCCTCAAACCTGGGACCTCACTAGCAgggacatggaggggacacAATGAAAGCTGGGACCTCACTGTGAAGGGTGGGGGACACCAAGCCCCAGGAGGGACACTGGAGGGAGGTGGGGGGAACACACCAAGACTGAGACCCCACAAGGGGGAACAGGTGACACAAAGACCCTCACAAGGAGGAACAGGACGGACACAGAGGGGTGGTGATGGGGCACACCAGGACAAAGGCCTCACCAGGAGGGGCATCCAGCAGATGGTGGCGATGATCATGATGCCCACGAGCTGCACCATCATCTCCACCTCGCTGTCGCGGCGCCGCTGCACCGACTCGCGGTCGTGGTAGACGCGGCAGAGCGTGACCACGCTGACGGTGTTGAGGACGAAGGAGAGCAGCACGGAGAGGATGCCCAGCAGTGCAAAGAGCAGGCAGAAGACGACGTCGCCAGTGTTGGGCAGGAGGGTGAGGAAGCACCAGGAGCCGGGGAACTGCAGCGTGTAGCGCCCCAGCCCGAACACCGGCAGCAGTCCCAGAAAGCAGGAGAAGCCCCACACCAGCCCCACGATGGCCCAGGCGCGGCGCTTGGAGAGGCTGGTGGAGCGGGAGAAGGGGCGGTTGATGCCCAAGAAGCGCTCCCCGGCCATGGTGGCCCCCAGCAGCAGCGGGCACTGCCCAAAGAAGACCATGGAGAAGCCGAGGAAGTTGCAGAGGTGGCAGCCAGGGTCGACCTTGGCCCAGGAGAACTTGATGAAGTGGTAGGGGATGATGACCGAGGCTGTCACCAGCAGCCCCATGAAGTCTGTGACCACCAGCCCGcagaggaagatgaggaaggAGGAGCGGGCCTGGCTGGAGAGCTTGCGGGAGGAGCTGACCAGGACGCAGAGGGCAAAGAGGTTGGAACAGAGGCCGATGAGGCCAAAGGCCGTGGAGAACCAGGGCGAGGCGATGCTGTTCTGTGCGCTGGCACGGCCATCGCTGGCATTGAACACCCCGAAGCACGAGTCCTgcccggccgtgctgctgttGGGGGGCTCCATGTCCCGCACCCCCTGCATCCCCTCCGGCTCCTTCCAGCAGCCTCAGGCACCcgcctggctctgctccatggCTGCAGCCCCCGCCGCTGCCGCACCAATCCCACCTCGGCCTGCAGGGGCAACA
Above is a window of Passer domesticus isolate bPasDom1 chromosome 21, bPasDom1.hap1, whole genome shotgun sequence DNA encoding:
- the HMG20B gene encoding SWI/SNF-related matrix-associated actin-dependent regulator of chromatin subfamily E member 1-related gives rise to the protein MAHSTKQPSAALLHATGKAQHGNFLVAIKQEKGESARVGGEKPEEEPVKKRGWPKGKKRKKILPNGPKAPVTGYVRFLNERREQIRTQHPDLPFPEITKMLGAEWSKLQLSEKQRYLDEAEREKQQYMKELREYQQSEAYKMCTEKIQEKKIKKEDVGAVAVNTLLNGHPHKAGECSDTFSTFDVPIFTEEFLDQNKAREAELRRLRKMNTEFEEQNAILQKHTESMNCAKEKLEQELVQEERQTLALQQQLQSVRQALTASFASLPIPGTGETPTLSTLDFYMAKLHSAIESNPLQHEPLVLRVKEILSRIASEHL
- the GIPC3 gene encoding PDZ domain-containing protein GIPC3; protein product: MQRAGRHGRQPPEGGPMENGVGQEPGTPEPPGPAAPRAPRSRPRLVFHTQLAHGSPTGRIEGFTNVKELYAKIAEVFDISPTEILFCTLNTHKVDMQKLLGGQIGLEDFIFAHVRGETKEVEVTKTEDALGLTITDNGAGYAFIKRIKEGSIINRLQTVCVGDSIEAINDHTIVGCRHYEVARMLRELPRAQPFTLRLVQPKKAFDMIGQRTRTGKSPGEGRAASGKETLRLRTQGPAVLEEGPSPPEEEAARRVDDLLESYMGIRDSELASTMVEAAKGSPSVAQLAQGLDSVLGEFAFPQEFVAEVWAAVCHAKGDKE
- the TBXA2R gene encoding thromboxane A2 receptor — translated: MQGVRDMEPPNSSTAGQDSCFGVFNASDGRASAQNSIASPWFSTAFGLIGLCSNLFALCVLVSSSRKLSSQARSSFLIFLCGLVVTDFMGLLVTASVIIPYHFIKFSWAKVDPGCHLCNFLGFSMVFFGQCPLLLGATMAGERFLGINRPFSRSTSLSKRRAWAIVGLVWGFSCFLGLLPVFGLGRYTLQFPGSWCFLTLLPNTGDVVFCLLFALLGILSVLLSFVLNTVSVVTLCRVYHDRESVQRRRDSEVEMMVQLVGIMIIATICWMPLLIFIVQMVLQQLPGQAQVLPTDTQEMLLIYIRMVTWNQILDPWVYILFRRAVLQRVYPRLPPRPSIASLSPSLPRKLTAGSVLQ